A segment of the Catenuloplanes nepalensis genome:
CCACCCGAAGCCCCGCCGCCGCCGTCTACCTGGCCCGCTTCGACACCGACATCGCCAACGCCCAGGCAACCCTCGACGCCAGCATCGCCAACTACGCGGCTTACACAGCCGCCCTGAACATCGTCTCCGAAGCCCAGACCGCACTGCGCCCAATCGCCGAGGAGTACTCCGCGAACGCCACGTCGGAAACCTCGCGGCAAGAGATGGTGTCCGCCTCCGGCGGTCGCGCCGCCGCCGCAGCCTTCACAGCAGCACCGGACACGAGGGGGAGACAAGCAGAGCTGACGGGAATGGCGCGCTCGGTGATGTACCGCGCCAGCCAAGAACTCATCGAGGCAACCGCCACCCTCCAAATCGCCCCGAAATATCAGATTCGGACTCCAGTCTTCACACAGTCCGACCAGGGTCTCGCACCACCCTCAATACCGACGGTCTTGCCCCTCCAACAGGCTCCACAGTCACAATTCGACAGTGATCTAACCACCCAAAAAGGCAAGCCAGGATCAAGTACGATTTCCACTGGACCGATTCTTAGCCATACATCACCCCTCCAACGCGCGCCTGTCTCCAGCAGCTCACAAACAAACCCTGCACAGGACAGCCAACACATTTCCGCAAATGCGCCCCCTGGAACAATCGGCATACCGGGATGGGCTCCAGCGGGAAAGAATATTGGGAATCCGGTCAGCAATGGCGGCGGCCACATCATCGGCTTCCCGCCATCTGCAGTTCCAAGGCGTACACAAACGACGAATAATGCGTCAACAAAGCATCCACCCGGCGGAGCAAATAGCACATTCCCTCTCATTCCACCGATCGGATCGAGTCGACAGCTTTCCGATTCATCAGCGCCTCACAAAGATTCAGATAACGTGTGGAATTCGAGCACCGGCGTTGATCCAATAATCACCTCGGACGCCCCGCCAGGGAGCGTGGATCCCGGTCCGGCGATTGGCCTAGATCCATGATCAGCAAGTTTACGCGAGACGCAATATTTTCGGCTCTCATCATACTTCTTTCGACGCACATGACCGTCACCAATGAAGAGCAGTGGCACATCGAATACCTCAACATTCCCAAGTCCCATAGAATCTCGCGGGGCGCCGGAGTCACCATTGCTGTCATCGATTCAGGAGTCAGTCCGGATCCAAGCCTCCGTCAGGCTCTATTGCCTGGCGTTTCATTCATTAGTGGCGACAAGTCACCGGGCATCGACAAGTTTGGCCATGGCACGGCAATTTCTGGGCTGATCGCCGCCTCCGGAGAGAGCGGCAATCAGATAGGAGTAGCTCCAGAGTCCAAAATCCTTCCCGTTAAAGTTCTAGACGAATCCGGAAACGGATCAACAGACGCCACGACAAAAGGCATTCGGTGGGCCGTAACCCATGGCGCCAGAATAATTAACATCTCAACGACCGGCGGCCCCAGCAGTGACCTAAGAAGCGCCGTCAATGACGCGATATCCAAAAACGTCATCGTTATTGCGAGCTCTGGAAATAGACCACAGCAAACCATAGTCGGATTCCCTGCATACATTGACGGCGTCGTTGCAGTAGGTGCTACAGACGAGAAGGGCAGTGTCGCAGCCGTTTCAGTGACAGGCGACACACTTTCTCTAACCGCACCTGGGGTTAAGTTGCTGGGTGAGTTTGGCACTAACGGTCAATCGGGGACGGGGACGTCGGGGTCAGCGGCGATTGTTTCGGGGGTGGCGGCGCTTGTGTGGAGTCGGTATCCGGAGTTGTCGGCGGTTGAAGTGGTGCATCGGATGACGGCTACGGCTGTGGATAAGGGGGCGCCGGGGCGGGATCCGGAGTACGGGTTCGGGATTGTGGATCCGGTGGCGGCGTTGACTGCGGATGTGCCGCCGCTGGGGGCTTCGGCGGGACCGGTTCCCAGCAGTGAAGAAGGACCGCAGGCTGCACCGACGCCTGAGGCGGATACTACGGGGCAGGTTGCCGTCATAGTGATGGCGGGGATCGCGAGTCTGCTGGGCGTCGCCCTTGTGATCGCATTGCTGATCTACCGGCGCAGGCATCGCAAAGACGGCGTGGGCGAGTCCGAGTAAGAACAGCGGTAACGCGAGTTGACAACCATGCCCGGGCGGAGTCGATCGGGCCTGCAAGAGCAGCAGTCGCAGGATACTGCCGCATCGCCATTCAGTCAGAGTGAAAGCCAGGACGTCCGGATACCTCCGGCGCGCCGGGTGCCCCTTCGACGACTTCGACTGGTGTCCACTATGGCTCGTTTATGCCGTGCGAACAGGGCTGATGGAGACGATCATCGCGGATCGAAGCTAAATCCACTGGCTACGTATACGTCAGTCACCTTATGAGGCCTCATAAGGTGACTGACGTATACGTAGCCACCGTTACACACCGTAGCAGACCGACATAAGGTGAAATTTCGGGTAAGTCAACACGGGGCAAGAAGGCCGACAAGGAGGATTATTTCAGCAGCCATTCTGAAGAAATGAGGCTCAACGGCGTGGCTTATTCAGCGCGGCGACCTCACGCCGCGCTGCCGCAGGCCAGCGCCGTCGGGGCGCAGCGCGCTGAATAACCCTCAGCGCAAGTGATCGTTTCCTCGAACGTCGGCTACATCCGAGAAGGTCGAAAGCAACCTCGCGCCCCCGGAGATCATGGCGGCTCACCCCGCGCGTCGCCTTACCGGCTGCTTCTGGCGCCGAGATCGATCCCGCATCGTGGAAGATCGGTTCCGATAGCCGGCCGATCTTCCGTATGACGGGAAATTGCCGCCAGAATGTGGAAATGCCGAGCGGGCTGCGGGCGCGACGCCCGAAATATCGCCGTAAATACACCGGCGGTCGCCCTCGCATCCGACTAGTGATACATGGCGCACCGTATGAGGGCCTCATACGGTGCGCCATGTATCACTAGTCGTTTCGCGCGATCAATCTCGCAGCCGGGAAGCACTGTTGACCTTCCAGCGCCGGGTGAGGGACGCTCCCCGCCCGGGACGCCCTGGCCTTTCAGCATCGACGCCAGGAGCACTCTCTAAGCGGATGCCGAATGCCGACATGTCGAGCGCGAGGCGCCCGGTGCCTTGCGATCGCCGAGGCCTCGGTGCCACACCCTTCAACAGGCGGCGCGACGCGTGATCGACTTCTTGCCCGTGAGGTCGGTGGTGATCTTCCGACCGTGCGTCCAACGCAGACCGCCAGGCACACGAAACCAGCCCATACCACCCACGAGAAGTCAGCCGAGCCGACGAACGCCCACCCCCGCCGGAACCCACGCCCTCTCCCCGGAGCCACCCCGGATCCCGAGGCCCGCCGAAGGCGCCCTCGACGCCACCAACAATGCTCACGCCACCAATAAACCGAAATATCGGACGTGAGGCGCCCGATACACCGAGGCTTGTTCAGCGCAGCGAACCGGCACCGCGTTGCCACAGGCCGCGCAGTCTGACGAGGACGGCGCTGAATAAGCCTCAAGGTGGGCGAGCTCCGACGCGGAGGTTGGCCTGGCGGGACATAAACTGGCGAGCAGCGATGCGGGGTTGACGTTCGTCGGACCGCGAGGCGGGTGAGCTGAAAGCATCGGGTCCGTGAGCAGGCCGCTCGGCAAAGGCGGCCGGTGCAGCGGCGCCGGGAGGGGCGGCTGCGTTCGGGGACGCGGCGATGCGGCCCCGAACGGCTACCGCGGCCATGTGCGGGGCGATCGAGAAGCGTTGCTCGATGGGACCTGAACCAGGCGCCCGGCGGGAGACCGGTGGGTGGTGGCGGCTCAGCCCCCTCCCGAGTCAAGGACGGTATGGAGGAAATCTTGCGGGCCGGATTCCTCGCCGTTACGGCCGAGTTTAACTTTTGCCCGATTTATGCGTGACGCGCCCGGTTGAGGTGGGTCGGCGTGGCTACCGGTAGCGTGGGCGATCGTGCAGATCTCGAACCGGCCGCGTCTGATTCTGGGCTCGGCGAGCCCGGCCCGCCGTACCCTCCTGAAGTCCGCGGGGATCGATGTGGACGTGATCGTCAGCGGGGTGGACGAGTCGGCGGTGGAGGCGGTCAGCGCGGACACGTTGTGCCAGATTCTGGCGCGGTTGAAGGCCGCGGCGGTGGCCGAGCGGGTGCGCCAGTCGGAGGCGGCGACGCTGCCGGGGACCGGGCCGGCGACGCTGGTGCTGGGGTGCGACTCGGTGCTGGCGTTCGACGGGGAGATCCTGGGCAAGCCGGCGGACGCGGACGACGCGGTGCGGCGCTGGCAGGCGATGCGCGGGAGGAGCGGGACGCTCTACACCGGTCACAGCCTGGTCGACGTGGGCGGCGGGCGGGTGGCCGAGGGGGTCGCGGCGACGGTCGTGCACTTCGCGGACGTGTCCGATGACGAGATCAAGGCCTATGTGGGTACGGGGGAGCCGCTGCACGTCGCCGGCTCTTTCACGATCGACGGGCTGGGTGGCGCGTTCGTGGAGCGGATCGAGGGCGACCACGGGACCGTGGTGGGGCTGTCGTTGCCGCTGCTGCGCCGGCTCGTCGCGGAGCTCGGGCATTCCATCACGGACTTCTGGACCGCCGACTGACCCCATAGCGTGAGCGGCATGGATTTCAAGACGCTGCCGCATTCGCCGGAGTTGTACGCGTACGCGCTGGCTCATGGCATGCCCTTGGACGACGTCACCCGCGAGCTGATCGCCGAGACGCACGCGGCGCTGAGTCCGAGGGAGTCGGACATGCAGGTGTCGCCGGAGCAGGCGGGCCTGCTGACGCTGCTGACCAGGCTGGCGGGCGTGCGCACGGCGGTCGAGGTGGGCACGTTCACCGGGCTGTCGTCGCTGGCGATCGCCCGCGGGCTGTCCGAGGGCGGGCGGCTGACCTGCTTCGACATCTCGGAGGAGTACACGTCGGTGGCGCGCCGGTACTGGGCGCGCGCGGGCGTGGACACGAAGATCGAGCTGCGGATCGGGCCGGCCGCGGACGGCCTGCGCGAGTTGCCCGCGGAGCCGCACATCGACCTGGTCTTCATCGACGCGGACAAGGTCGGCTACCCGGACTACTGGGCGGAGCTGGTGCCGCGGATGAACCCGGGCGGCCTGCTGATCATCGACAACGTGCTCCGCGCCGGCCACGTGCTGGCCCCGCGCAACGACGCGGACCGCGCGATCGTGCGCTTCAACGAGATCGTGGCCGACGACGACCGGGTCGACGCGATCATCCTGCCCCTGGCGGACGGCATCACCCTGGCCCGCCGCCGCTGACCCGGCCGGTTCCGCCGACGTGTTCCGCACCCGCCTTTGCTCTGCTTACCGTGCTCAACTCTGATCTTCGCCCGCGCATCCGCCCTGGCCGCACCCTTGGTAAGCAGAGCAGAGCGGCAACCCCCGCAATCCGGTAAGCAGAGCAGAGCGGCAAGCCGCGTCACGCGGTAAGCAGAGCAAAGCGATCCGGCACGCAACCCGGTAAGCAGAGCAAAGCGGCCCAGCACGCAACCCGGTAAGCAGAGCAAAGGGGACTGAATCAGGCAGCCTGTTG
Coding sequences within it:
- a CDS encoding S8 family serine peptidase, which codes for MISKFTRDAIFSALIILLSTHMTVTNEEQWHIEYLNIPKSHRISRGAGVTIAVIDSGVSPDPSLRQALLPGVSFISGDKSPGIDKFGHGTAISGLIAASGESGNQIGVAPESKILPVKVLDESGNGSTDATTKGIRWAVTHGARIINISTTGGPSSDLRSAVNDAISKNVIVIASSGNRPQQTIVGFPAYIDGVVAVGATDEKGSVAAVSVTGDTLSLTAPGVKLLGEFGTNGQSGTGTSGSAAIVSGVAALVWSRYPELSAVEVVHRMTATAVDKGAPGRDPEYGFGIVDPVAALTADVPPLGASAGPVPSSEEGPQAAPTPEADTTGQVAVIVMAGIASLLGVALVIALLIYRRRHRKDGVGESE
- a CDS encoding Maf family protein, producing MQISNRPRLILGSASPARRTLLKSAGIDVDVIVSGVDESAVEAVSADTLCQILARLKAAAVAERVRQSEAATLPGTGPATLVLGCDSVLAFDGEILGKPADADDAVRRWQAMRGRSGTLYTGHSLVDVGGGRVAEGVAATVVHFADVSDDEIKAYVGTGEPLHVAGSFTIDGLGGAFVERIEGDHGTVVGLSLPLLRRLVAELGHSITDFWTAD
- a CDS encoding O-methyltransferase — encoded protein: MDFKTLPHSPELYAYALAHGMPLDDVTRELIAETHAALSPRESDMQVSPEQAGLLTLLTRLAGVRTAVEVGTFTGLSSLAIARGLSEGGRLTCFDISEEYTSVARRYWARAGVDTKIELRIGPAADGLRELPAEPHIDLVFIDADKVGYPDYWAELVPRMNPGGLLIIDNVLRAGHVLAPRNDADRAIVRFNEIVADDDRVDAIILPLADGITLARRR